Part of the Niallia alba genome is shown below.
GTGGTCAGCTTGAAATCATGGTTGATGATAAAGAATGCATGTATGTGTTTGACCGTGGCTACCTAGATTACGAGCGCTTTGACCGAATGACAGATGATGGTTACTTTTTTCTTTCAAGGCTACGGAAAAACGCAGTCATACGGGAAGTTTATAATTTTAAACTACCCGAGAATTCAGCTGTTTTGTCAGATCAAATGGTGTTGATTGGTACGACTCAAAACCGTGCTGAAAATTACTTTCGTCTTCTAAAAGTGATGGATTCAAAAGGAAATGAACTGCATTTAATTACCAATCGTTTTGATTTGAGTGCCGAAGAAATTTCAGAGATGTACAAATCACGGTGGGCAATTGAGTTGTTCTTTAAATGGATCAAACAGCATCTCAGCATCAAAAAGTTCTACGGTCAAAGTGAATGGGCGATTCAAAACCAAGTGTTTATCGCACTGATTGTTTTTTGCCTACATGTTCTCGTACAACTTGAAACAAGAAGTAAGCGAAAAACCTTACAAATTAGCCGTTATTTAAGGGCTGCATTGTGGAAACCAGCCCATATCTGGCTTCGAAAGATTGAAGGGAAAGCCATCCCTTAATAAGCAAATTGTTGTTGTCGCACAAGTCTAATTGTAAAAAAAACCCAAATGGATGGAGCCACCTTTGAATAGGTATTTACCTTTTTGGCTCTAAACAAGGAGGATAATGAGACTGAAAATTGCGACAATATTTATGCAACACTAGTGAGAAAAACATATTTCAGTATGACAATTAGAATGGATTATTTTTTTACTTCGGCAACTTCCTTTTTTAATGCCCATTTTCTAATCGCGTATGCAACACCATTTTCATTATTCGTTAAAGTCACAACATCTGCTGTTTGTTTTACAATTTCTTGAGCATTTCCCATTGCTACCCCTATCCCAGCTTCTTTAATCATGCTAATATCATTTAGGCTGTCCCCAGCTGCTAATACTTGATCCATTGTGATATGTAATAGCTCACATACTTTTTTGAGCCCTCTTGCCTTATTTATACCTAATGCATTTACCTCAATGTTAACTGGTGATGAATTACTAATTTCAAAACAGTTTTTCTCGTTTAAACTGTTTAAAACTTGTTCACGGACTTGATCATCTTCTATGTGAAAGCCAAATTTAAGCCATTCTGATTTACTTACATCTTCAGGCATTTTATCTATCCATACTTGATCACAACTAGCTGCCCACATATTTGCTTTATGCTGCTGTGCTAATTCCCACATCCATTGAATATGGGTAGCGTCTACAAGATTTCTTTCGATTAAATTCCCATTCATATCCCATATTTCACTACCGTTCACTGTTACTAAAAAGGTTTTTAATAAAAGGCTTTTCGCATGATCTCTACAGGTCGCAATGGATCTACCGGTACTTAATACTACATGCACCCCTTGATCATGAGCCTCTTTAATTGCTTTTTTATTCTCCTCCGGAATTTCACCTTTTTCGTTTAATAACGTACCATCCATATCCAGTGCAATTAATTTAATCTCTTTCTCTTCTAACTTCTTTGTCATTTTGCTTTTCCTCCTAATCATTAATTTTAGAAGTG
Proteins encoded:
- a CDS encoding IS4 family transposase, whose product is MDKITRKTSFGQWFSPINLQLFEETVKTLKLDYYTKKLKTDSFLKLLLFAQLQEVESLHELSDCLFDDQLQKGIDLDSISISQLSRRLNGINPDLFQRLFLDLVAQIHAKTHYTKLIMPLKIIDSSTLPLNLTNHKWAKFRKTKAGVKLHLRLVFMEKGSSYPEKAVLTTAKEHDRGQLEIMVDDKECMYVFDRGYLDYERFDRMTDDGYFFLSRLRKNAVIREVYNFKLPENSAVLSDQMVLIGTTQNRAENYFRLLKVMDSKGNELHLITNRFDLSAEEISEMYKSRWAIELFFKWIKQHLSIKKFYGQSEWAIQNQVFIALIVFCLHVLVQLETRSKRKTLQISRYLRAALWKPAHIWLRKIEGKAIP
- a CDS encoding Cof-type HAD-IIB family hydrolase gives rise to the protein MTKKLEEKEIKLIALDMDGTLLNEKGEIPEENKKAIKEAHDQGVHVVLSTGRSIATCRDHAKSLLLKTFLVTVNGSEIWDMNGNLIERNLVDATHIQWMWELAQQHKANMWAASCDQVWIDKMPEDVSKSEWLKFGFHIEDDQVREQVLNSLNEKNCFEISNSSPVNIEVNALGINKARGLKKVCELLHITMDQVLAAGDSLNDISMIKEAGIGVAMGNAQEIVKQTADVVTLTNNENGVAYAIRKWALKKEVAEVKK